From Streptomyces sp. TLI_053, a single genomic window includes:
- a CDS encoding serine/threonine-protein kinase, translating to MTREILGRYELSDLLGRGGMGEVWAARDRLAGRRVAVKFLSSHGHGDVSTALEQRFLREARLTSALRHVGVPVVHDHGKLGDGRLYLVMELVPGETLSTLLKSGRFPIHRAASVAAQTADVLAHAHTNGVIHRDLKPSNLMLTPTGAVKVLDFGIAAALEPGPDEPRLTATNATPGTAGFMAPEQAEGRSVAASDLYALGCLLYELLAGTPPLTAPNPVMLMYRHATEEPEPVTAHRPDLPGALADLVMRLLAKAPEDRPSSQEVRVTAARWAAEASGGEAEAEAAAALERYDGLCTAGDPGRAHEGYTGLAERLAGSRAVDDPQVLACRAGAARCLVVLGRPSEARDAFEALLPFQTRALGATHPSVFDTRYRIAKLVADSGGRARARELLVLLRDAQRAALPDADPGVVRTVRLIERLDRMLG from the coding sequence GTGACACGGGAGATCCTGGGACGCTACGAGTTGTCGGACCTCCTGGGCCGGGGCGGGATGGGCGAGGTCTGGGCCGCGCGGGACCGGCTGGCCGGCCGCCGGGTGGCGGTGAAGTTCCTCTCCTCGCACGGGCACGGTGACGTGTCCACCGCCTTGGAGCAGCGGTTCCTGCGGGAGGCCCGGCTGACCTCGGCCCTGCGCCATGTCGGCGTCCCTGTCGTGCATGACCACGGGAAGCTCGGAGACGGCCGGCTGTACCTGGTGATGGAGCTGGTCCCGGGGGAGACCTTGTCGACACTGCTGAAGTCGGGGCGGTTCCCGATCCACCGGGCTGCCTCGGTGGCCGCGCAGACGGCCGATGTACTGGCGCACGCGCACACCAACGGCGTGATCCACCGAGACCTGAAGCCGTCCAACCTGATGCTCACCCCGACCGGCGCGGTCAAGGTGCTCGACTTCGGTATCGCCGCCGCGTTGGAGCCGGGGCCGGACGAGCCGCGGCTCACCGCCACCAATGCCACGCCCGGGACCGCCGGGTTCATGGCCCCGGAGCAGGCGGAAGGGCGCTCGGTCGCCGCGAGCGACCTGTACGCCCTGGGGTGCCTGCTGTACGAGCTGCTGGCCGGTACTCCTCCGCTCACCGCGCCGAATCCGGTGATGCTGATGTACCGGCACGCGACCGAGGAGCCGGAGCCGGTCACCGCGCACCGGCCCGACCTGCCCGGCGCACTCGCCGACCTGGTGATGCGGCTGCTCGCAAAGGCACCGGAGGACCGCCCTTCGTCCCAGGAGGTCCGCGTCACCGCGGCCCGGTGGGCGGCGGAGGCGTCCGGCGGCGAGGCCGAGGCCGAGGCTGCGGCCGCACTGGAGCGGTACGACGGGCTGTGCACGGCCGGCGACCCGGGGCGAGCCCATGAGGGGTACACCGGTCTGGCCGAGCGGCTCGCCGGCAGCAGGGCCGTTGACGATCCGCAGGTGTTGGCCTGCCGGGCGGGTGCTGCCCGCTGCCTGGTCGTGCTCGGGCGTCCTTCCGAGGCTCGTGACGCGTTCGAGGCCCTCCTGCCGTTCCAGACGCGAGCCCTCGGTGCCACGCATCCGTCCGTCTTCGACACCCGGTACCGGATCGCCAAGCTGGTCGCCGACTCCGGCGGCCGGGCGCGAGCCCGTGAGCTTCTCGTCCTGCTGCGGGATGCCCAGCGTGCGGCTCTGCCGGATGCCGATCCCGGCGTCGTCCGGACGGTCCGGCTGATCGAACGACTGGACCGGATGCTCGGCTAG